One segment of Formicincola oecophyllae DNA contains the following:
- a CDS encoding dihydroorotase, producing MSASSTSSPQALFFKNVRLVDPASGRDGLGTLLVENGLIKALDVDEGNVPPHAEIIDGQGWVLCPGLVDFRASLCEPGFEYRETLQSGSQAAVAGGVTTMGVEPTTMPVVDTPALAMFIRQRGHEIGLTTLVPLGAMTKSCAGAEMAEIGMMKAAGAMAFTDGPRAVPNAKQMRNIMAYAQFLDALLVLHPQETAFSKGASATSSPLAVRLGLRQVPAAAEAMQVQRDVQLAAMTGARIHFADISTRGALAHIRQAKAEGIQVSCDTSPPYFAMTEVAIEGFRTYAKLTPPLRTEDDRAAVVEGLADGTIDVVTSSHTPADADDKRLPFGDALPGGTGLATLLGVTLDASGLPLLEALALLTTRPAKLMGVEAGTMAPGRPADLCLFNPEEAWQVVAGQLPGLAQNTPFDGWTLKGVVKGTWRHGKAVYKSADKSSQLEGSQTA from the coding sequence ATGAGCGCTTCCAGCACCTCTTCCCCCCAGGCGCTGTTCTTCAAGAATGTGCGCTTGGTTGACCCTGCCAGTGGCCGTGACGGCCTGGGCACCCTCCTGGTGGAAAATGGCTTGATTAAAGCCCTTGATGTGGATGAGGGCAACGTGCCCCCTCATGCCGAAATCATCGATGGCCAGGGCTGGGTGCTGTGCCCCGGCTTGGTCGATTTCCGCGCCAGCCTCTGCGAACCGGGTTTTGAATACCGTGAAACCCTGCAGTCTGGTTCCCAAGCGGCTGTAGCTGGTGGCGTGACCACCATGGGGGTGGAACCCACAACCATGCCTGTGGTGGACACGCCAGCCTTGGCCATGTTCATCCGCCAACGCGGCCATGAGATTGGCCTGACCACGCTTGTGCCGCTTGGCGCGATGACCAAAAGCTGCGCTGGCGCTGAGATGGCTGAAATCGGCATGATGAAGGCCGCTGGCGCCATGGCCTTCACAGATGGGCCACGCGCTGTGCCCAATGCCAAGCAAATGCGCAACATCATGGCTTATGCCCAGTTCCTGGATGCCCTTTTGGTGCTCCACCCCCAGGAAACGGCCTTCAGCAAAGGCGCCAGCGCCACATCAAGCCCGCTTGCCGTGCGCCTTGGCTTGCGTCAGGTGCCTGCTGCCGCCGAGGCCATGCAAGTCCAGCGTGATGTGCAGCTGGCCGCCATGACGGGGGCGCGCATTCACTTCGCCGACATTTCCACCAGGGGCGCCTTGGCCCACATCCGCCAAGCCAAAGCTGAAGGCATTCAGGTGAGCTGCGACACCTCCCCGCCCTATTTCGCCATGACGGAAGTCGCCATAGAGGGTTTCAGGACCTACGCTAAGCTCACCCCCCCCTTGCGCACGGAAGATGACCGCGCCGCTGTGGTGGAGGGCCTGGCAGATGGCACCATTGACGTGGTGACATCAAGCCACACCCCTGCGGACGCAGACGACAAGCGTCTGCCGTTTGGTGATGCGCTGCCTGGTGGCACGGGGCTTGCCACGCTTCTGGGGGTTACGCTGGACGCTAGCGGCCTGCCTTTGCTGGAGGCACTCGCGCTCCTCACCACGCGCCCAGCTAAGCTCATGGGGGTGGAAGCAGGCACCATGGCACCCGGCAGGCCCGCAGACCTCTGCCTGTTCAATCCTGAAGAGGCCTGGCAGGTTGTGGCAGGCCAATTGCCAGGCCTAGCCCAGAACACACCTTTTGATGGCTGGACGCTCAAAGGTGTGGTCAAGGGGACGTGGCGCCATGGCAAAGCTGTGTACAAATCCGCTGACAAAAGCAGCCAATTAGAAGGTAGCCAGACAGCATGA
- the gltX gene encoding glutamate--tRNA ligase produces MTIRTRFAPSPTGLLHIGNARAALFNYLFSRHHGGEFLLRIEDTDKERSTQQAVDVIFDGLKWMGLDWDNEPVFQSTRQGRHAEVVQQMLDSGHAYRCYCTAEELAAMREKARAEKRPPRYDGTWRDRDPSEAPEGMPFTVRLRAPQEGESVVHDLIQGEVRVANAELDDLILLRSDGSPTYLLAVVVDDHDMDITHVMRGDDHLINTFRQKMIYEALGWKTPAFAHLPLIHGPDGGKLSKRHGAQSVIEFREQGILPEALDNYLLRLGWGHGDAEILDRAEQIKLFDVDGIGRSAARMDYRKLDHINGVWMRRADDQRLTDDVMERLRARQQAGTGPNMALEGPEGEGARKRILALMPGLKERAKNLEELATNASFAAATLPLAFVPKALKILTGEGREVLQAIRPQLAALDPFTPEGIDSTLRSFAEARPCKLGAVAQPLRAAMTGTTTSPGIDLTLAALGKDEVLARLDSALVHVTPAGGGNA; encoded by the coding sequence ATGACCATTCGCACCCGTTTTGCACCCTCCCCCACTGGACTGTTGCACATTGGCAATGCGCGTGCCGCCTTGTTCAACTACCTGTTCTCCCGTCACCATGGTGGGGAGTTTCTCCTCCGCATTGAGGACACCGATAAGGAGCGTTCCACCCAGCAGGCTGTGGACGTGATCTTCGATGGCCTCAAATGGATGGGGCTGGATTGGGACAATGAGCCTGTTTTCCAGTCCACACGCCAAGGGCGCCATGCGGAAGTGGTCCAGCAGATGCTCGACAGCGGCCATGCCTACCGCTGTTACTGCACAGCGGAAGAGCTGGCCGCCATGCGCGAGAAGGCGCGCGCTGAGAAACGCCCTCCACGCTATGACGGCACCTGGCGCGACCGCGACCCTTCTGAAGCGCCTGAGGGCATGCCGTTCACTGTGCGCCTGCGCGCGCCCCAGGAAGGTGAATCAGTTGTTCATGACCTCATCCAGGGGGAAGTGCGCGTGGCCAACGCTGAACTGGACGACCTAATCCTGCTGCGCTCTGATGGCAGCCCCACTTACTTGTTGGCTGTGGTGGTGGATGACCACGATATGGACATCACCCACGTGATGCGTGGCGATGACCACCTTATCAACACCTTCCGCCAAAAGATGATCTATGAGGCCCTGGGTTGGAAAACGCCCGCCTTTGCACACCTGCCGCTTATCCATGGCCCCGATGGCGGCAAGCTTTCCAAACGCCACGGCGCCCAGTCCGTGATTGAGTTCAGGGAGCAGGGCATTCTGCCTGAGGCGCTTGACAATTACCTCCTCCGCCTTGGCTGGGGCCATGGAGACGCTGAAATCCTTGACCGTGCTGAACAGATCAAGCTGTTTGACGTTGATGGCATCGGGCGTTCGGCCGCCCGCATGGACTACCGCAAGCTTGACCACATCAATGGCGTTTGGATGCGCCGCGCTGACGACCAACGCCTGACCGATGACGTCATGGAACGCCTGCGCGCGCGCCAGCAAGCTGGCACAGGCCCCAACATGGCCTTAGAAGGCCCTGAAGGGGAGGGTGCCCGCAAGCGCATCCTGGCCCTCATGCCAGGCCTGAAGGAACGTGCCAAAAACCTGGAGGAGCTGGCGACCAACGCCTCCTTCGCTGCCGCCACCTTGCCACTGGCCTTCGTCCCCAAAGCCTTGAAAATCCTTACTGGGGAAGGCCGTGAGGTCCTGCAGGCCATTCGGCCGCAGCTCGCCGCCCTGGACCCTTTCACCCCAGAAGGCATCGACAGCACCTTGCGCAGCTTCGCCGAAGCGCGCCCCTGCAAGCTGGGTGCTGTGGCGCAGCCCCTGCGCGCAGCCATGACAGGCACCACCACCAGCCCTGGCATTGATTTGACCTTGGCGGCCCTGGGCAAGGACGAAGTGCTGGCGCGCCTCGACAGCGCCCTGGTCCATGTCACCCCTGCTGGCGGGGGAAACGCATGA
- a CDS encoding aspartate carbamoyltransferase catalytic subunit, with the protein MSNTQTMPHPIQHSAHLLGIAGLTPEQVLPYLDLAESYALLSRSRTPPRDVLRGKTVINLFFEDSTRTRTSFELAGKRLGADVVNMTVATSSVNKGETLLDTASTLNAMRCDLLVIRHAQSGAPALLAQKVEASVVNAGDGMHEHPTQALLDALTIRRHFGRFEGLEVAICGDIAHSRVARSDILLLRLLGARIRLAGPPTLLPSAFGKMAGVTIHRDMDEAVTGADVVMCLRVQRERMGAGLIPSTREYFALFGLDQRRLGLARDHAIVMHPGPMNRGVEIASEVADSRQSVISEQVEMGVAVRMAVLDRLSRSRRNHHA; encoded by the coding sequence ATGAGCAACACCCAGACAATGCCCCACCCCATTCAGCACAGCGCCCATTTGCTTGGCATTGCGGGGCTGACCCCAGAGCAGGTGCTGCCTTACCTGGATTTGGCTGAAAGCTATGCCTTGCTCAGCCGTTCGCGCACGCCACCACGTGACGTTCTGCGCGGCAAAACCGTTATCAACCTGTTTTTTGAGGACAGCACACGCACACGCACCAGCTTTGAACTGGCAGGCAAGCGTCTGGGCGCAGACGTGGTGAACATGACGGTGGCCACAAGTTCCGTTAACAAAGGGGAGACGCTGCTTGACACAGCCTCCACTCTCAACGCCATGCGGTGCGATCTGCTGGTCATCCGCCATGCTCAAAGCGGCGCGCCAGCCCTTCTGGCGCAGAAGGTGGAAGCCAGTGTCGTCAACGCTGGTGATGGCATGCATGAACACCCCACCCAAGCCTTGTTGGACGCCCTGACCATCCGCCGCCATTTTGGCAGGTTTGAAGGGCTGGAGGTTGCCATTTGTGGTGACATCGCCCACAGCCGCGTTGCGCGCTCAGACATCCTGCTTCTGCGCCTGCTAGGGGCGCGCATCAGGTTGGCAGGTCCCCCCACCCTTCTGCCAAGTGCTTTTGGGAAAATGGCGGGTGTCACCATTCACCGTGACATGGACGAGGCCGTCACAGGAGCTGACGTCGTCATGTGCCTGCGCGTCCAGCGTGAGCGCATGGGGGCGGGGCTCATCCCCAGCACGCGTGAGTACTTCGCCCTTTTCGGCCTTGACCAGCGCCGCCTGGGCTTGGCCAGGGACCACGCCATCGTCATGCACCCTGGCCCCATGAACCGTGGCGTTGAGATTGCCTCAGAAGTGGCTGATTCACGCCAAAGCGTGATTTCAGAACAAGTGGAAATGGGGGTGGCTGTTCGCATGGCCGTTCTGGACAGACTTTCACGCAGCCGGAGGAACCACCACGCATGA